A single genomic interval of Helicoverpa armigera isolate CAAS_96S chromosome 13, ASM3070526v1, whole genome shotgun sequence harbors:
- the LOC135117720 gene encoding uncharacterized protein LOC135117720 has translation MQCREDHKKEKGRRFTLKEKIASLSIFKQSPKGYRFLRKIFILPAQQTLIKLVQICNIKPGINKNVFSQLKNKADNMKLEEKLCVVMFDEVSLKNNLSYNERKDKITGLVDNGQERKSEFADHAQVFMLRGLIYNYKQAVSYTFASSATKGPELAKQIKEVIRDLQEAGFIVVATVCDQGTNNRQALNLLLNETRGIYLRKGEEPKDNIILINGQEIVPLYDPPHLLKGIRNNLMTKNLEYTIDGATKTAKWSHLKLLLNENPGYKGVRLIPKLTEYHVNPLKMNKQKVKFASQIFSRTVASNMGYLADKNILPTECKDTADLLLFMDNIFDSVNGSQQKNKNAKPLLGPATPNSAHHKIWLEGVQIFKSMKFVASDGKKQSIPSVTNWVWTLNGVQTLLKKLQNDFNVSSVWLRHLNQDPLENFFGAVRSQGCRNTNPTCDQFESAFATLLINNISSVHTRGNCEKDFCDALHSLIINENAKTTSTCSSFDFAKIFDFNFTPLEVKESDPRIIAPLQYMSGYFLKKIKTKVFKACTDCCNDFASKNEIEYIKYREYAGRRWLCTPSKNLIEVISNIQDLINEIIKENIEKSNVKIIMNTAIRIFVNFDFIKCKIHKEKVTDYLINIVIRCMIFNYCKNINKILAGRKDVDDCEDKLQTKAKKLNDCYKKHK, from the exons TTGCTTCcttatctatttttaaacaaagtcCCAAAGGATACAGATTTTTGcgaaaaatttttattttacctgcTCAGCAAACACTTATTAAATTGGTACAAATTTGTAACATAAAGCCTGGgattaacaaaaatgttttctctcaattaaaaaataaagctgaCAACATGAAACTAGAAGAAAAACTATGTGTTGTTATGTTTGACGAAGTTTCTTTGAAGAACAATCTTAGTTATAAtgaaagaaaagataaaatcacTGGTCTTGTTGACAATGGGCAAGAGAGGAAAAGTGAATTTGCAGATCACGCCCAAGTTTTTATGCTACGTGgtctaatttataattataagcaGGCAGTATCCTACACATTTGCGTCAAGTGCTACCAAGGGACCTGAACTAGCTAAACAAATTAAGGAAGTGATAAGAGACTTGCAAGAAGCAGGGTTCATAGTGGTTGCTACTGTATGTGACCAGGGTACTAATAATAGACAGGCTCTCAACCTGTTACTTAACGAGACCAGgggaatttatttaagaaaaggaGAAGAACcaaaagataatataattttaataaatggtCAAGAAATTGTACCACTTTATGACCCCCCACATCTTCTCAAAGGAATTCGAAACAACCTCATGACAAAAAATTTAGAATATACTATAGATGGCGCAACAAAAACCGCAAAATGGtcacatttaaaattgttactaaatgaaaACCCTGGCTATAAAGGAGTTAGATTAATTCCTAAATTAACGGAATATCACGTCAACCCGCTGAAAATGAATAAGCAAAAAGTGAAATTCGCCTCACAAATATTCAGTCGTACTGTGGCGTCTAATATGGGATATTTAGCag ataagAACATACTTCCCACAGAGTGCAAGGACACTGCTGATCTGCTGCTGTTTATGGACAACATATTTGACTCGGTGAATGGCAGTCAACAGAAAAATAAGAACGCCAAGCCTTTACTAGGCCCAGCAACGCCGAACTCAGCTCATCATAAAATATGGCTTGAGGgtgtacaaatatttaaatcaatgaAATTTGTAGCTAGTGACGGTAAAAAACAATCGATTCCTTCCGTTACCAATTGGGTGTGGACACTGAACGGCGTTCAAAcgctattaaaaaaattacaaaatgattttaatgtGTCGTCAGTATGGTTGCGGCATCTGAATCAGGACCCCCTGGAAAATTTTTTTGGGGCAGTAAGAAGCCAAGGGTGCCGCAACACTAATCCTACCTGCGACCAATTTGAGTCTGCTTTCGccacattattaataaataatataagcaGTGTCCACACCCGCGGAAACTGCGAAAAAGACTTTTGTGATGCATTACACTCTTTAATCATCAACGAAAATGCGAAAACAACGTCGACCTGCTCATCTTTCGATTTcgcaaaaatttttgattttaattttacaccTCTAGAGGTTAAAGAAAGCGATCCCCGCATTATTGCGCCATTGCAATATATGAGTGgctattttttgaaaaaaattaaaacaaaagttttcaaaGCGTGCACAGATTGCTGCAATGATTTCGCttcaaaaaatgaaatagaGTATATTAAATATAGGGAATACGCAGGTCGACGATGGCTTTGCACTCCCAGCAAAAACTTAATAGAGGTGATTTCAAATATTCAGgacttaattaatgaaataataaaagaaaatattgaaaaatctaatgtaaaaataataatgaacacAGCTATAAgaatatttgtaaattttgattttataaaatgtaaaatacataaagaaaaagTTACTGATTatctaattaatattgttattaggtgtatgatttttaattactgtaaaaatattaataaaatattagctgGGAGAAAAGACGTTGATGATTGTGAGGACAAATTgcaaacaaaagcaaaaaagCTAAATGATTGttataaaaaacacaaataa